From Ipomoea triloba cultivar NCNSP0323 chromosome 5, ASM357664v1, the proteins below share one genomic window:
- the LOC116018726 gene encoding uncharacterized protein LOC116018726 isoform X1 — MDVQMVEVKDQIITIKTKWIGVDSDIWISFVYANCNRKIREELWEGIKTLAEGNVGRGRWAVMGDFNCILNPEEKKGGLEYDMRKSKEFQQCINETELRDVAFYGNTFTWWNGRNGEQAIWKRLDRCLVNECWENEFSTYVQHLSKSTSDHSPLLIKLEPHKQFGRKPFTFLNVWCDHEQFQEVVRRTWEEKVQGNAMYTFMIKLKRLRAVLKKWNWEVFGDIFAKIKKLEGRVMEVEGEMQDCYTEENVIKYRRAQAKLQKQIVVEEKFWQQKSHSNWVVEGERNTKYFHGIVRERRKKQYIHKIKNEEGLWEEEQERIAELAVEYFQELYTEGEVETNLEAYDCLQGLVTEEDNEMLTKMPTMQEVRDCVFSMKAESAAGPDGFGGGFYQSCWEIVKDDLFNLAIPSHMFYAIGPPKTVIKKIEKLLADFFWGTIDGKAKYHWSSWSNLAKPIKEGGVGLTSLSEVIEAVGMKLWWHFRAHKSLWGDFLRAKYCKRAHPVCKSWQYGDSQVWRRMLDCREKADQ; from the exons ATGGATGTGCAGATGGTAGAGGTGAAAGATCAGATCATAACAATAAAAACAAAGTGGATAGGAGTGGATTCTGATATCTGGATTTCATTTGTATATGCAAATTGCAACAGGAAAATAAGAGAAGAGTTGTGGGAAGGTATAAAAACGCTAGCTGAGGGAAATGTTGGGAGAGGAAGATGGGCAGTAATGGGAGACTTTAATTGCATTTTAAATCCAGAGGAAAAGAAGGGGGGTCTTGAGTATGACATGAGGAAAAGCAAGGAGTTTCAACAATGTATTAATGAGACAGAACTAAGAGATGTAGCCTTTTATGGGAACACTTTCACCTggtggaatggaagaaatggTGAGCAGGCAATCTGGAAGAGACTGGatagatgtttggtaaatgaatGTTGGGAGAATGAATTCAGTACATATGTACAACATTTATCAAAAAGCACATCTGACCACTCACCACTGTTGATCAAGTTGGAACCACATAAGCAGTTTGGAAGAAAGCCATTCACATTTCTGAATGTATGGTGTGACCATGAACAATTTCAAGAAGTGGTCAGGAGGACTTGGGAGGAGAAGGTGCAGGGAAATGCAATGTATACCTTCATGATAAAGCTTAAGAGATTGAGGGCAGTCCTGAAAAAGTGGAACTGGGAGGTCTTTGGGGATATATTTgcaaaaatcaaaaaattagAGGGAAGGGTGATGGAGGTGGAGGGTGAGATGCAGGACTGCTATACTGAGGAAAATGTGATAAAATATAGGAGGGCACAAGCTAAGTTGCAAAAACAGATAGTAGTTGAGGAGAAATTTTGGCAACAGAAATCACATTCTAATTGGGTAGTGGAAGGTGAAAGAAACACAAAATATTTCCATGGGATTGTGAGGGAGAGAAGGAAAAAGCAATATATACACAAGATAAAAAATGAAGAGGGGCTGTGGGAGGAGGAGCAAGAGAGAATAGCTGAGCTGGCTGTGGAATATTTTCAGGAATTGTACACAGAAGGGGAGGTGGAAACTAACCTTGAAGCTTATGATTGTTTGCAGGGATTGGTAACTGAGGAAGACAATGAAATGCTAACCAAAATGCCAACAATGCAGGAGGTAAGGGATTGTGTGTTTAGTATGAAGGCTGAAAGTGCTGCAGGGCCTGATGGCTTTGGTGGAGGTTTCTACCAAAGCTGTTGGGAGATTGTGAAAGATGATCTATTCAATCTG GCAATACCTTCACACATGTTCTATGCCATTGGTCCCCCTAAAACAGTGATAAAGAAGATTGAAAAACTCTTAGCAGATTTCTTTTGGGGGACCATTGATGGCAAGGCAAAATACCACTGGAGCTCATGGAGCAATCTGGCAAAACCAATAAAGGAGGGAGGTGTAGGGCTGACTAGCTTGTCTGAGGTGATTGAGGCAGTTGGGATGAAGCTTTGGTGGCATTTCAGGGCTCATAAGTCTCTCTGGGGTGATTTTCTGAGGGCCAAATACTGCAAGAGAGCACATCCTGTGTGTAAATCTTGGCAGTATGGGGACTCtcaagtttggagaagaatGCTAGATTGTAGAGAGAAGGCTGACCAGTAG
- the LOC116018726 gene encoding uncharacterized protein LOC116018726 isoform X2, whose protein sequence is MDVQMVEVKDQIITIKTKWIGVDSDIWISFVYANCNRKIREELWEGIKTLAEGNVGRGRWAVMGDFNCILNPEEKKGGLEYDMRKSKEFQQCINETELRDVAFYGNTFTWWNGRNGEQAIWKRLDRCLVNECWENEFSTYVQHLSKSTSDHSPLLIKLEPHKQFGRKPFTFLNVWCDHEQFQEVVRRTWEEKVQGNAMYTFMIKLKRLRAVLKKWNWEVFGDIFAKIKKLEGRVMEVEGEMQDCYTEENVIKYRRAQAKLQKQIVVEEKFWQQKSHSNWVVEGERNTKYFHGIVRERRKKQYIHKIKNEEGLWEEEQERIAELAVEYFQELYTEGEVETNLEAYDCLQGLVTEEDNEMLTKMPTMQEAIPSHMFYAIGPPKTVIKKIEKLLADFFWGTIDGKAKYHWSSWSNLAKPIKEGGVGLTSLSEVIEAVGMKLWWHFRAHKSLWGDFLRAKYCKRAHPVCKSWQYGDSQVWRRMLDCREKADQ, encoded by the exons ATGGATGTGCAGATGGTAGAGGTGAAAGATCAGATCATAACAATAAAAACAAAGTGGATAGGAGTGGATTCTGATATCTGGATTTCATTTGTATATGCAAATTGCAACAGGAAAATAAGAGAAGAGTTGTGGGAAGGTATAAAAACGCTAGCTGAGGGAAATGTTGGGAGAGGAAGATGGGCAGTAATGGGAGACTTTAATTGCATTTTAAATCCAGAGGAAAAGAAGGGGGGTCTTGAGTATGACATGAGGAAAAGCAAGGAGTTTCAACAATGTATTAATGAGACAGAACTAAGAGATGTAGCCTTTTATGGGAACACTTTCACCTggtggaatggaagaaatggTGAGCAGGCAATCTGGAAGAGACTGGatagatgtttggtaaatgaatGTTGGGAGAATGAATTCAGTACATATGTACAACATTTATCAAAAAGCACATCTGACCACTCACCACTGTTGATCAAGTTGGAACCACATAAGCAGTTTGGAAGAAAGCCATTCACATTTCTGAATGTATGGTGTGACCATGAACAATTTCAAGAAGTGGTCAGGAGGACTTGGGAGGAGAAGGTGCAGGGAAATGCAATGTATACCTTCATGATAAAGCTTAAGAGATTGAGGGCAGTCCTGAAAAAGTGGAACTGGGAGGTCTTTGGGGATATATTTgcaaaaatcaaaaaattagAGGGAAGGGTGATGGAGGTGGAGGGTGAGATGCAGGACTGCTATACTGAGGAAAATGTGATAAAATATAGGAGGGCACAAGCTAAGTTGCAAAAACAGATAGTAGTTGAGGAGAAATTTTGGCAACAGAAATCACATTCTAATTGGGTAGTGGAAGGTGAAAGAAACACAAAATATTTCCATGGGATTGTGAGGGAGAGAAGGAAAAAGCAATATATACACAAGATAAAAAATGAAGAGGGGCTGTGGGAGGAGGAGCAAGAGAGAATAGCTGAGCTGGCTGTGGAATATTTTCAGGAATTGTACACAGAAGGGGAGGTGGAAACTAACCTTGAAGCTTATGATTGTTTGCAGGGATTGGTAACTGAGGAAGACAATGAAATGCTAACCAAAATGCCAACAATGCAGGAG GCAATACCTTCACACATGTTCTATGCCATTGGTCCCCCTAAAACAGTGATAAAGAAGATTGAAAAACTCTTAGCAGATTTCTTTTGGGGGACCATTGATGGCAAGGCAAAATACCACTGGAGCTCATGGAGCAATCTGGCAAAACCAATAAAGGAGGGAGGTGTAGGGCTGACTAGCTTGTCTGAGGTGATTGAGGCAGTTGGGATGAAGCTTTGGTGGCATTTCAGGGCTCATAAGTCTCTCTGGGGTGATTTTCTGAGGGCCAAATACTGCAAGAGAGCACATCCTGTGTGTAAATCTTGGCAGTATGGGGACTCtcaagtttggagaagaatGCTAGATTGTAGAGAGAAGGCTGACCAGTAG
- the LOC116020212 gene encoding nuclear ubiquitous casein and cyclin-dependent kinase substrate 1-like: MIIIGSRRINKGIRQGYDHGRGGGRNGRGGRGGRGQGGGKGWSVKERDVEEEKEEGDYMNPFQPLRKIKEEGEVGEEEDDPGPLRDKDDEKDEDYVVSDSEISEQIEKEKEDKEGEIDMEDERRCKELNVTPKAQKGKQKKAKASAGKGKGSSKKKR; the protein is encoded by the exons ATGATCATCATTGGAAGCAGGAGAATAAACAAGGGAATCAG GCAGGGGTATGATCATGGGAGGGGTGGTGGGAGAAATGGAAGGGGAGGGAGAGGGGGTAGAGGGCAAGGAGGAGGAAAGGGATGGTCTGTAAAAGAAAGGGATGTTGaggaggaaaaagaagaaggagaTTACATGAATCCTTTCCAGCCTCTGAGAAAAATTAAAGAGGAAGGGGAGGTTGGGGAGGAGGAAGATGACCCTGGGCCTTTGAGAGACAAGGATGATGAAAAGGATGAGGATTATGTGGTCTCTGACAGTGAAATCAGTGAACAAATTGAGAAAGAAAAGGAGGATAAGGAAGGGGAAATTGATATGGAGGATGAAAGGAGGTGCAAAGAATTGAATGTAACTCCTAAGGCACAGAAAGGGAAACAAAAGAAGGCTAAGGCCTCTGCTGGGAAGGGCAAGGGCTCTTCCAAGAAGAAACGATGA
- the LOC116020891 gene encoding uncharacterized protein LOC116020891, producing MKVKEVAIGGFSKSGGGSEDRIQRRKSPVARSSRSSSEYTKMIKIHIGNMELPVSPGVLDDLMERSKNGEGDMEILLSKHVMGEISKAIKRKTGTMIDRCKLETEFAKEVETRIEELSKPLEAENQENVIVEQEKGVESESKLKEKVESKVDGVMKPKEYRDYVIPEKESKEYAKEGMKHVTVMKGGDPKASVATGMETVCEKVPKKTERLPPQKGISKESDNINKKAGEGAGGNVNRLNNQNVGRKDAKQGQPGSSYASLFSKDTAKAGVSVLTGLAQPEIKENMTEMHRGLPAISFEETEIKQLNIIENHLLIGKFSWGRPSLEDIRRYRNKKPHLGKEYESCKWRNYQE from the exons ATGAAAGTGAAAGAAGTTGCAATCGGAGGATTTTCAAAATCAGGAggaggatccgaagatcgaatcCAAAGGCGAAAGAGTCCAGTTGCGCGGTCATCTAGATCGTCAAGCGAGTATACTAAGATGATCAAAATTCACATCGGAAATATGGAACTACCTGTGAGCCCTGGAGTGCTTGACGATCTCATGGAGAGATCAAAAAATGGAGAAGGTGACATGGAAATACTGCTGTCAAAACATGTGATGGGGGAAATATCAAAAGCGATAAAACGAAAGACGGGAACAATGATTGATCGGTGTAAGCTAGAGACTGAGTTTGCAAAAGAGGTCGAAACTAGAATTGAAGAGCTATCGAAGCCATTGGAGGCAGAGAATCAGGAGAATGTGATCGTGGAACAGGAAAAGGGAGTTGAGTCAGAATCAAAATTGAAGGAGAAGGTGGAATCAAAAGTGGATGGAGTTATGAAACCAAAAGAATATAGGGATTATGTGATTCCAGAAAAGGAATCAAAAGAATATGCAAAGGAAGGGATGAAGCATGTGACAGTGATGAAAGGTGGGGATCCAAAAGCTAGCGTTGCAACTGGCATGGAAACTGTTTGTGAAAAGGTCCCAAAAAAAACAGAGAGGCTACCTCCTCAGAAAGGGATTTCCAAAGAAAGTGATAACATAAATAAGAAAGCTGGAGAAGGAGCAGGAGGTAATGTGAATAGATTAAACAATCAAAATGTGGGGAGGAAGGATGCAAAACAGGGACAACCAGGTTCCAGTTATGCATCCTTATTCTCTAAGGATACAGCAAAAGCAGGGGTCAGTGTTCTTACTGGCCTTGCTCAGCCAGAGATCAAAGAAAACATGACTGAAATGCACAGAGGCCTCCCAGCAATAAGTTTTGAGGAGACAGAGATTAAACAATTGAATATCATTGAGAACCACCTGTTGATTGGGAAGTTCTCATGGGGGAGACCAAGCTTGGAGGACATCAGGAG GTACAGGAACAAGAAACCCCACCTGGGGAAGGAATACGAATCTTGTAAATGGAGAAACTATCAAGAATAA